In Hippocampus zosterae strain Florida chromosome 3, ASM2543408v3, whole genome shotgun sequence, a genomic segment contains:
- the pidd1 gene encoding p53-induced death domain-containing protein 1 isoform X1 codes for MEKSREEENSNDDGDKAAGCRLEDEHLVVTPTSRYGDTDSSEILRKDSDRVYNEQLHSERRAGVQRHRDEGDAVSVSDSCFMDTCNPSISSLSSSSFSSVICLTPPLPPSVELSAVLTDTRLTLDVYLGGAAALALLWGSIPGHLKGLRYLRLGSEDRPALEGALCVLPHLTELRSLAIRGHCIYDAQGNPLPGLLTTLPNSLNSLCLLVHVDLSFNQLSVLPSCLLSLPSLSALLLCHNCFSELPPDIGQLSSLTYLSLIGNKLVSLPASLGQLKELQTLDVSDNLLEELPNEIGSLGELKKLELSHNKLKRLPETMGSLRSLRELFIFSNELHFIPPCLNDLPLLKIDVRDNPLGQPPTLPPLSLATDEAEPNIPELHLLFNQHRFSVTSAGCHVFLPGGTQLLFPPGCLQSPTILEWAERRPQRKWVLLEEHDILLSRPLELRPHGITFLKPVEVCMAHHRKKWKEAVVRKYDGTSWNTLPTSVRKGREKHSIHFLGRPTRLACCSVSQFSWFIVVARPVRDSCSVSPAGALLVSSIDPGVKLNFPPDSTGQTRTITLQVLQVSVSEVQALCGDPQASVSPLLCLSQTPSMHFLQPIKVQVPLPPGVTGHTVDKSCLYLLHGDSTAQTWTDITSQVSLYVTHLYAIFYITHFSWYWLWYKTQSCVSGMVRKVYQRLKQFKVQFMVLQRKTDPSQVLLQCLPANKVEDRVQSLSEQYDGPQPSDLCDLLEGEQFFAGFERGLDICTDRPDCVGGRLCFVFYSNLKNLKEVYISPAKGHWAPVRGEVSFYRGDIPSGLPEEVVRKRKGHDSQWLATLPLRLPALNADNKYITEELQLPPLNLGDPESGYLTEANLLSISLQIGQDWRVIGINLGLSYQELERIQYKYRDNLGALVLDMLFHWAQGQKSAGPGAVSRLTAAMIESGRRDLADELEDIVSLGKQKYTESLRRVGLEAEGQPLCESHQ; via the exons atggagaaaagcagagagGAAGAGAACAGCAACGACGACGGAGATAAAGCTGCTGGTTGCAGATTGGAAGATGAGCATTTAGTAGTGACACCTACGTCCAGATATGGAGATACAGACTCTTCTGAGATTTTAAGGAAGGACTCGGATCGTGTCTACAATGAGCAGCTGCATTCAGAGAGAAGAGCCGGAGTTCAGAGACATCGTGATGAGGGAGATGCTGTCTCAGTGTCAGATTCCTGTTTCATGGACACCTGCAATCCTTCCATATCCAGTCTTTCGTCGTCGTCCTTCTCCTCTGTGATATGCCTCACACCACCCTTACCTCCCTCTGTGGAGCTTTCAGCCGTGTTGACTGATACCAGGCTGACCCTGGATGTCTATCTGGGGGGAGCAGCTGCATTGGCGCTACTATGGGGTTCCATTCCAGGGCACCTCAAGGGGCTCCGGTACCTGAGACTTGGTTCTGAGGATAGACCTGCACTGGAGGGTGCCCTGTGTGTCCTCCCCCATTTGACCGAACTACGCTCGCTTGCCATACGAG GGCACTGCATTTATGATGCACAAGGAAACCCCTTGCCTGGCCTCCTCACCACTTTGCCCAATTCCCTCAACTCACTCTGTCTCTTGGTGCACGTGGATCTTTCCTTCAACCAGCTCTCTGTCCTTCCATCGTGTCTTCTCAGCTTACCTTCGTTGTCCGCCTTGCTCCTGTGTCACAACTGCTTCTCGGAGCTGCCCCCTGATATAGGCCAGCTGTCCAGCCTCACCTATCTCTCCCTCATTGGAAATAAACTAGTTTCTCTGCCTGCGAGTTTAGGCCAGCTAAAAGAGCTACAGACACTGGATGTTTCAGATAACCTCCTTGAGGAACTGCCGAATGAAATTGGTTCTCTGGGAGAGCTGAAAAAGCTCGAACTGTCCCACAACAAGTTGAAGAGACTACCAGAGACCATGG GCTCTCTGCGTTCCCTGAGGGAGCTTTTCATCTTCAGCAATGAACTCCACTTCATCCCACCTTGCCTTAATGATTTGCCGTTGTTGAAAATAGATGTTCGTGATAATCCTTTGGGGCAACCGCCGACTCTTCCACCCCTCTCCCTTGCAACTG ACGAAGCAGAACCAAATATTCCTGAGTTGCATCTACTATTCAATCAGCACAG ATTTAGTGTTACGTCTGCTGGATGTCATGTGTTTCTCCCAGGGGGGACGCAGCTGCTGTTCCCCCCGGGGTGTCTGCAGTCTCCAACAATCTTGGAGTGGGCAGAGAGGAGACCTCAGCGAAAGTGGGTGTTGCTCGAGGAGCATGACATTCTCCTCAGTCGTCCGCTGGAACTTCGTCCTCATGGCATTACCTTTCTTAAG CCAGTCGAGGTGTGTATGGCACATCACCGCAAAAAATGGAAGGAGGCGGTGGTACGGAAGTATGATGGAACTTCATGGAACACTTTACCTACTTCTGTCAGAAAAGGACGTGAGAAGCACAGCATTCACTTCTTGGGTCGTCCAACCAGG CTGGCCTGCTGTTCCGTGAGCCAATTTTCATGGTTTATTGTGGTCGCCCGTCCAGTGAGAGACAGCTGCTCAGTATCACCAGCAGGAGCCCTTCTAGTGTCCAGCATCGACCCTGGAGTCAAGCTGAACTTCCCTCCAGACTCCACCGGTCAAACTCGCACTATAACTTTACAG GTGCTCCAGGTGTCAGTGTCAGAGGTTCAGGCGCTGTGTGGTGATCCACAAGCGAGTGTCAGTCCTCTCCTCTGTCTCTCACAAACTCCCAGCATGCATTTCCTACAGCCAATCAAAGTTCAAGTCCCTCTGCCACCAGGGGTTACAG GTCACACTGTTGATAAGTCGTGTTTGTATCTACTACATGGAGACTCCACTGCCCAAACCTGGACAGACATCACATCACAAGTGTCTCTCTATGTCACCCACTTGTATGCCATTTTTTACATTACACATTTCTCCTG GTACTGGCTGTGGTACAAGACTCAGAGTTGTGTTAGTGGCATGGTAAGAAAGGTGTACCAAAGGCTGAAGCAGTTTAAAGTCCAGTTCATGGTTCTCCAGCGGAAAACGGACCCTTCTCAAGTCCTGCTGCAGTGTTTACCAGCTAACAAG GTGGAAGACAGAGTACAGTCACTGTCAGAGCAGTACGATGGACCCCAGCCTTCAGACCTATGTGACCTTCTGGAAGGAGAACAGTTCTTTGCTGGCTTTGAGAGAGGCTTGGATATTTGCACAG ACAGACCAGACTGTGTCGGGGGAAgactgtgttttgtgttttactcCAACCTGAAGAATCTGAAGGAAGTTTACATCTCTCCTGCAAAGGGCCACTGGGCTCCAGTGAGAGGAGAA GTCTCTTTTTACAGAGGGGACATTCCCAGCGGTTTGCCAGAGGAAGTAGTAAGGAAAAGAAAAGGACATGACAGCCAATGGCTTGCAACTTTACCGCTAAGACTTCCT GCACTAAATGCTGACAACAAGTATATAACGGAAGAGCTCCAGCTTCCTCCCCTGAACCTCGGAGACCCTGAGAGTGGCTACCTGACAGAAGCCAATCTGCTGTCCATCTCTCTCCAGATTGGACAGGATTGGCGCGTTATTGGCATCAATCTCGGTTTAAGCTACCAGGAGTTAGAACGCATCCAATACAAATACAG GGACAATCTTGGAGCTCTGGTGCTGGACATGCTCTTCCACTGGGCCCAAGGACAGAAGAGCGCCGGGCCTGGGGCAGTGTCACGATTGACGGCCGCCATGATTGAGAGTGGCAGGAGGGACCTTGCAGATGAGCTGGAAGACATAGTCAGTCTGGGAAAGCAAAAGTACACAGAGTCACTGAGGAGAGTAGGCCTGGAGGCGGAGGGACAGCCCCTCTGTGAAAGCCACCAGTAG
- the pidd1 gene encoding p53-induced death domain-containing protein 1 isoform X2 codes for MEKSREEENSNDDGDKAAGCRLEDEHLVVTPTSRYGDTDSSEILRKDSDRVYNEQLHSERRAGVQRHRDEGDAVSVSDSCFMDTCNPSISSLSSSSFSSVICLTPPLPPSVELSAVLTDTRLTLDVYLGGAAALALLWGSIPGHLKGLRYLRLGSEDRPALEGALCVLPHLTELRSLAIRGHCIYDAQGNPLPGLLTTLPNSLNSLCLLVHVDLSFNQLSVLPSCLLSLPSLSALLLCHNCFSELPPDIGQLSSLTYLSLIGNKLVSLPASLGQLKELQTLDVSDNLLEELPNEIGSLGELKKLELSHNKLKRLPETMGSLRSLRELFIFSNELHFIPPCLNDLPLLKIDVRDNPLGQPPTLPPLSLATDEAEPNIPELHLLFNQHRFSVTSAGCHVFLPGGTQLLFPPGCLQSPTILEWAERRPQRKWVLLEEHDILLSRPLELRPHGITFLKPVEVCMAHHRKKWKEAVVRKYDGTSWNTLPTSVRKGREKHSIHFLGRPTRLACCSVSQFSWFIVVARPVRDSCSVSPAGALLVSSIDPGVKLNFPPDSTGQTRTITLQVLQVSVSEVQALCGDPQASVSPLLCLSQTPSMHFLQPIKVQVPLPPGVTGHTVDKSCLYLLHGDSTAQTWTDITSQVSLYVTHLYAIFYITHFSWYWLWYKTQSCVSGMVRKVYQRLKQFKVQFMVLQRKTDPSQVLLQCLPANKVEDRVQSLSEQYDGPQPSDLCDLLEGEQFFAGFERGLDICTDRPDCVGGRLCFVFYSNLKNLKEVYISPAKGHWAPVRGEVSFYRGDIPSGLPEEVVRKRKGHDSQWLATLPLRLPALNADNKYITEELQLPPLNLGDPESGYLTEANLLSISLQIGQDWRVIGINLGLSYQELERIQYKYRKEIQNIQLSRMHIKNYYISTNEGQSWSSGAGHALPLGPRTEERRAWGSVTIDGRHD; via the exons atggagaaaagcagagagGAAGAGAACAGCAACGACGACGGAGATAAAGCTGCTGGTTGCAGATTGGAAGATGAGCATTTAGTAGTGACACCTACGTCCAGATATGGAGATACAGACTCTTCTGAGATTTTAAGGAAGGACTCGGATCGTGTCTACAATGAGCAGCTGCATTCAGAGAGAAGAGCCGGAGTTCAGAGACATCGTGATGAGGGAGATGCTGTCTCAGTGTCAGATTCCTGTTTCATGGACACCTGCAATCCTTCCATATCCAGTCTTTCGTCGTCGTCCTTCTCCTCTGTGATATGCCTCACACCACCCTTACCTCCCTCTGTGGAGCTTTCAGCCGTGTTGACTGATACCAGGCTGACCCTGGATGTCTATCTGGGGGGAGCAGCTGCATTGGCGCTACTATGGGGTTCCATTCCAGGGCACCTCAAGGGGCTCCGGTACCTGAGACTTGGTTCTGAGGATAGACCTGCACTGGAGGGTGCCCTGTGTGTCCTCCCCCATTTGACCGAACTACGCTCGCTTGCCATACGAG GGCACTGCATTTATGATGCACAAGGAAACCCCTTGCCTGGCCTCCTCACCACTTTGCCCAATTCCCTCAACTCACTCTGTCTCTTGGTGCACGTGGATCTTTCCTTCAACCAGCTCTCTGTCCTTCCATCGTGTCTTCTCAGCTTACCTTCGTTGTCCGCCTTGCTCCTGTGTCACAACTGCTTCTCGGAGCTGCCCCCTGATATAGGCCAGCTGTCCAGCCTCACCTATCTCTCCCTCATTGGAAATAAACTAGTTTCTCTGCCTGCGAGTTTAGGCCAGCTAAAAGAGCTACAGACACTGGATGTTTCAGATAACCTCCTTGAGGAACTGCCGAATGAAATTGGTTCTCTGGGAGAGCTGAAAAAGCTCGAACTGTCCCACAACAAGTTGAAGAGACTACCAGAGACCATGG GCTCTCTGCGTTCCCTGAGGGAGCTTTTCATCTTCAGCAATGAACTCCACTTCATCCCACCTTGCCTTAATGATTTGCCGTTGTTGAAAATAGATGTTCGTGATAATCCTTTGGGGCAACCGCCGACTCTTCCACCCCTCTCCCTTGCAACTG ACGAAGCAGAACCAAATATTCCTGAGTTGCATCTACTATTCAATCAGCACAG ATTTAGTGTTACGTCTGCTGGATGTCATGTGTTTCTCCCAGGGGGGACGCAGCTGCTGTTCCCCCCGGGGTGTCTGCAGTCTCCAACAATCTTGGAGTGGGCAGAGAGGAGACCTCAGCGAAAGTGGGTGTTGCTCGAGGAGCATGACATTCTCCTCAGTCGTCCGCTGGAACTTCGTCCTCATGGCATTACCTTTCTTAAG CCAGTCGAGGTGTGTATGGCACATCACCGCAAAAAATGGAAGGAGGCGGTGGTACGGAAGTATGATGGAACTTCATGGAACACTTTACCTACTTCTGTCAGAAAAGGACGTGAGAAGCACAGCATTCACTTCTTGGGTCGTCCAACCAGG CTGGCCTGCTGTTCCGTGAGCCAATTTTCATGGTTTATTGTGGTCGCCCGTCCAGTGAGAGACAGCTGCTCAGTATCACCAGCAGGAGCCCTTCTAGTGTCCAGCATCGACCCTGGAGTCAAGCTGAACTTCCCTCCAGACTCCACCGGTCAAACTCGCACTATAACTTTACAG GTGCTCCAGGTGTCAGTGTCAGAGGTTCAGGCGCTGTGTGGTGATCCACAAGCGAGTGTCAGTCCTCTCCTCTGTCTCTCACAAACTCCCAGCATGCATTTCCTACAGCCAATCAAAGTTCAAGTCCCTCTGCCACCAGGGGTTACAG GTCACACTGTTGATAAGTCGTGTTTGTATCTACTACATGGAGACTCCACTGCCCAAACCTGGACAGACATCACATCACAAGTGTCTCTCTATGTCACCCACTTGTATGCCATTTTTTACATTACACATTTCTCCTG GTACTGGCTGTGGTACAAGACTCAGAGTTGTGTTAGTGGCATGGTAAGAAAGGTGTACCAAAGGCTGAAGCAGTTTAAAGTCCAGTTCATGGTTCTCCAGCGGAAAACGGACCCTTCTCAAGTCCTGCTGCAGTGTTTACCAGCTAACAAG GTGGAAGACAGAGTACAGTCACTGTCAGAGCAGTACGATGGACCCCAGCCTTCAGACCTATGTGACCTTCTGGAAGGAGAACAGTTCTTTGCTGGCTTTGAGAGAGGCTTGGATATTTGCACAG ACAGACCAGACTGTGTCGGGGGAAgactgtgttttgtgttttactcCAACCTGAAGAATCTGAAGGAAGTTTACATCTCTCCTGCAAAGGGCCACTGGGCTCCAGTGAGAGGAGAA GTCTCTTTTTACAGAGGGGACATTCCCAGCGGTTTGCCAGAGGAAGTAGTAAGGAAAAGAAAAGGACATGACAGCCAATGGCTTGCAACTTTACCGCTAAGACTTCCT GCACTAAATGCTGACAACAAGTATATAACGGAAGAGCTCCAGCTTCCTCCCCTGAACCTCGGAGACCCTGAGAGTGGCTACCTGACAGAAGCCAATCTGCTGTCCATCTCTCTCCAGATTGGACAGGATTGGCGCGTTATTGGCATCAATCTCGGTTTAAGCTACCAGGAGTTAGAACGCATCCAATACAAATACAG aaaggaaatacaaaatatacagtTGTCACGGATGCACATCAAGAATTACTACATCTCAACTAATGAG GGACAATCTTGGAGCTCTGGTGCTGGACATGCTCTTCCACTGGGCCCAAGGACAGAAGAGCGCCGGGCCTGGGGCAGTGTCACGATTGACGGCCGCCATGATTGA